In Bdellovibrio sp. GT3, one genomic interval encodes:
- a CDS encoding RCC1 domain-containing protein: protein MTAKIFDGFGSKAAPTLTFSSLVSGHSNATTWNVQLTSTEPLALLTAADIQVINGTITAYTPVDATHWNIEITPSSEGAVSVALPASFTTGQTSSLGNEASNTLTLISDTTAPQATISYLGANPTNVSPLEIELVFDEDVIAPTAADFQVTNGTVGNITGSGQTYSAEITPSSNLTTVGIQYRANQTTDLAGNNNIVSNSLSIDFNSNRPLPTLSTTAGTHTNTAAITVDVSFSAPVTGFDASDLTLTNATVTGFTGSGDTYSFTLTATTPGDFSARVNNNAAVDASSNQSSTSNLLTVHYDATAPTVTLSKTESSPTTVAGITITVTASENVTGLALADFTTTNLTLSSLTGSGSSYTLTATANAEGSVSLQLPAGVVADAASNNNTASNTLTWYYDTAAPSITIASTQAPSTNTSPIAVTFETNEAVTGFTSADVSVTNGTLSNFVSVDGTHWTADVTPTADGTVTISVAASSFQDGAGKNNTAGSLNVSYDGTRPSVTLTGLSAYSTTSPLSVTATFSESVTGFTDADLTLVNATASVSGSGTTYTISVTPSAEGTFSVTVANGAASDSFGNTSTVSNTHSSIYDITRPTSTITSDVGVAAFESPIPLTIRFSENVTGLTNADFDVVGGSVGTVIGVGSIYYLSFSPSGQGAKSITLKTSAVTDTAGWANTDTPSSSVFYYDTTITNLTVTETERIIDEDDGAAKQFTITSSVSKPYDIHLTYSVSGDATSGVDHTLADSGTITLAANTTTVAVPFTVSPNASTNSKYFQINFSFADTPVARFTKNYQSRVVINDVDNASPSSILKMAGKKKVRCAIYTGGVLKCWGNNYAGMLGTGSSEAGTTAPAVVNAGTSYSHIAPSEWHVCGITTGGDLQCWGNRSSYRVGDNNPSGVAASPVTIGTGFSALGIGVNTTCAVKSGQVYCWGQNITTAGGSWTTPTLINPGGANPFVSVDVGYNSVCALNNINELYCFGGNSSGQLGNGTTTAVDPPAASSSATNVSKFSINWNFSGQSHACALSTTGAVSCWGANNYGYLGDNSTTTRTSPTPVNGSATYTDIIVGASTACAIVDNGSINCWGSNSNNSSNISFGWLLGIGDSLLTTTALVPTPISDSATYSQVSSGESTCGVTTAGRVKCWGEIDFLGIGDDTGISRWAPSEADKGQKYKFVSMGGFGCGITTSDQLKCWGKNVDDSGVYWSIGDDTKLYRPSPVMLDRGQTYSKVAVGKNHACGITTDGTLKCWGRNHNGQLGTGTSGASWDKITPFIIDGSNRYTDVTAGNNHTCAITVANDLKCWGDSGFGQVGHGFVTSAVAIPTIITSGTKYISVKAGSSHTCAITQSNDMYCWGYNSYNEIGDGTSTQRTSPTLVSGGLKFTHAATSSAFGSAASCGLATDQKVYCWGSHFHATNGTGSNRTTPTEITASAAYSDLAGNGVNMCAKRVSNNAWWCWGTSDNGTQGTGGNGTGSNSYNPTAVLGGENYSVVGVGRNASCAVAPDGTLKCWGTSTNFPDHSIFHSWYTPIDVTKWIQP from the coding sequence ATGACTGCAAAAATCTTTGATGGATTCGGTTCAAAGGCTGCACCAACACTCACTTTCAGTTCGTTGGTCTCGGGTCACAGCAACGCCACAACCTGGAATGTACAACTTACCTCAACAGAGCCACTGGCTCTGTTGACTGCCGCAGACATTCAGGTGATTAATGGCACGATCACAGCGTACACACCTGTGGACGCGACTCATTGGAATATTGAAATCACTCCGTCATCAGAAGGTGCGGTGAGCGTAGCTTTGCCTGCAAGCTTCACCACTGGGCAAACTTCTTCACTTGGAAACGAAGCCTCCAATACTCTGACTTTGATTAGTGATACCACGGCACCTCAGGCAACGATTAGCTACTTGGGGGCAAATCCAACCAACGTCAGCCCCTTGGAAATTGAATTGGTATTCGATGAAGACGTCATCGCACCAACTGCCGCTGACTTCCAAGTGACAAATGGAACTGTCGGCAATATCACAGGCAGTGGACAAACTTATTCAGCCGAAATCACGCCGTCATCAAACCTAACCACAGTCGGCATCCAATATCGCGCCAATCAAACCACGGATTTGGCAGGAAATAACAATATCGTTTCAAACAGTCTGTCTATTGATTTCAATTCAAATCGTCCTCTTCCAACTTTAAGCACGACCGCCGGAACTCACACAAATACTGCGGCGATAACAGTTGATGTGAGCTTTTCTGCTCCGGTCACGGGTTTTGATGCCTCTGATCTGACCCTAACAAATGCAACTGTCACTGGTTTCACCGGAAGTGGTGACACATACAGCTTCACACTAACTGCAACTACACCTGGTGATTTCAGTGCTCGTGTGAACAACAACGCAGCCGTTGATGCAAGCTCGAATCAATCTTCGACTTCCAACTTACTGACTGTTCACTACGACGCCACGGCACCGACTGTGACATTGTCAAAAACAGAATCCAGTCCGACGACTGTTGCTGGCATCACGATTACTGTTACAGCCAGCGAAAATGTCACGGGTCTCGCTCTGGCGGACTTTACAACTACTAACTTAACGTTAAGCTCACTGACCGGCAGTGGGTCATCCTATACATTGACGGCGACCGCTAATGCTGAAGGAAGCGTTTCACTTCAATTACCCGCGGGAGTCGTTGCAGACGCAGCTTCCAACAACAACACAGCATCTAATACTTTGACTTGGTATTACGATACCGCAGCTCCTTCGATCACCATCGCTTCAACACAAGCTCCATCCACGAACACTTCACCGATTGCAGTGACTTTTGAAACCAACGAGGCCGTGACTGGCTTCACTTCTGCTGACGTCTCTGTCACGAATGGTACTTTAAGTAACTTCGTTTCGGTGGACGGCACTCACTGGACTGCGGATGTCACACCAACCGCCGATGGCACTGTCACTATTTCTGTTGCAGCAAGCAGCTTCCAGGATGGCGCTGGGAAAAACAATACAGCAGGCTCCTTAAACGTCAGCTACGACGGCACACGTCCTTCAGTAACATTGACTGGACTGAGTGCTTATTCAACGACATCACCTCTTTCTGTAACTGCGACATTTAGTGAATCTGTCACAGGATTCACAGATGCGGATCTTACCCTGGTCAATGCAACAGCATCTGTCAGCGGCAGCGGTACGACCTACACGATCTCAGTCACTCCTTCTGCCGAAGGGACCTTCAGTGTGACAGTTGCTAACGGAGCAGCCAGTGACAGTTTTGGAAATACTTCCACCGTATCCAATACGCATTCGAGCATTTATGATATCACCCGCCCTACTTCAACGATCACGAGTGACGTTGGTGTCGCGGCCTTTGAATCACCGATTCCACTGACGATTCGCTTTAGTGAAAACGTGACCGGACTAACCAATGCTGACTTTGATGTCGTCGGTGGTTCCGTAGGAACTGTTATTGGCGTGGGAAGTATCTACTATTTGTCATTCTCACCTTCTGGACAGGGCGCCAAATCAATCACACTTAAAACTTCAGCAGTCACTGATACTGCCGGTTGGGCAAATACTGATACTCCATCAAGTTCTGTATTCTATTACGATACAACAATTACGAATCTAACCGTGACAGAAACTGAACGAATTATCGACGAAGACGATGGCGCAGCAAAACAATTCACCATCACTTCTTCGGTTTCAAAACCATATGATATTCACCTGACTTATTCTGTGAGTGGCGACGCGACTTCCGGGGTCGACCACACATTAGCCGATTCCGGCACCATAACCCTGGCTGCGAACACAACAACGGTGGCTGTTCCGTTTACCGTATCCCCGAACGCCAGTACGAATAGTAAGTACTTCCAGATTAATTTCAGCTTCGCAGACACCCCGGTTGCGAGATTCACAAAAAACTATCAAAGTCGTGTCGTGATTAATGACGTCGATAACGCCTCCCCATCCAGCATTTTGAAAATGGCCGGTAAAAAGAAAGTTCGTTGTGCGATCTACACCGGTGGAGTTTTAAAATGCTGGGGTAATAATTACGCCGGCATGCTCGGAACGGGAAGCTCTGAAGCCGGGACAACCGCGCCGGCAGTTGTCAATGCCGGGACCTCATACTCCCACATTGCACCTAGTGAGTGGCATGTTTGCGGAATTACGACAGGCGGAGACCTTCAATGCTGGGGGAACCGATCCAGCTACAGAGTCGGCGACAACAATCCATCTGGAGTAGCGGCGTCTCCTGTCACTATTGGTACGGGTTTTTCTGCTCTGGGAATCGGCGTTAACACAACTTGTGCCGTTAAATCAGGACAAGTCTATTGCTGGGGTCAGAACATTACCACTGCAGGTGGCAGTTGGACCACGCCAACCTTAATTAATCCGGGTGGAGCAAATCCATTTGTTTCCGTGGATGTTGGATATAATTCTGTCTGCGCGCTGAACAACATCAACGAACTTTATTGCTTCGGCGGAAATTCCTCTGGCCAACTGGGTAACGGAACGACAACAGCGGTGGACCCTCCTGCCGCTTCTTCTTCCGCAACAAACGTTTCAAAATTTTCTATCAATTGGAATTTCTCAGGACAATCACATGCCTGCGCACTCAGTACAACGGGAGCGGTCTCTTGCTGGGGTGCCAATAACTATGGCTATTTGGGTGACAACTCCACGACCACCAGAACGTCTCCAACACCGGTGAATGGCAGTGCCACATACACTGATATTATTGTTGGCGCCAGCACGGCCTGCGCGATCGTAGACAATGGCAGCATCAACTGCTGGGGTTCGAACTCAAACAACTCATCCAATATTTCATTCGGCTGGTTGTTGGGAATTGGAGACAGCCTGCTGACGACAACTGCACTGGTACCAACACCTATCTCTGATTCGGCGACATATTCCCAAGTGTCCAGCGGTGAAAGCACATGCGGAGTCACGACAGCTGGTCGCGTGAAGTGCTGGGGTGAAATTGACTTCCTTGGTATCGGCGATGACACAGGAATTTCACGTTGGGCTCCTAGCGAAGCCGATAAGGGGCAAAAGTACAAATTCGTATCTATGGGTGGCTTCGGATGCGGAATTACCACTTCTGACCAGCTGAAATGCTGGGGAAAAAACGTGGATGATTCCGGTGTTTATTGGTCGATCGGCGATGACACTAAACTTTATCGCCCAAGTCCTGTGATGTTGGATCGTGGTCAAACCTACTCCAAAGTGGCCGTAGGAAAAAATCACGCCTGCGGCATTACAACTGATGGGACTCTTAAATGTTGGGGTAGGAACCACAATGGCCAGCTGGGAACTGGGACTTCAGGAGCTTCCTGGGACAAAATCACTCCATTTATCATCGACGGAAGCAATCGCTATACTGACGTGACCGCCGGCAACAACCACACATGCGCAATTACTGTAGCCAATGATTTGAAATGTTGGGGTGACAGCGGCTTCGGCCAGGTAGGACATGGATTTGTAACGTCAGCAGTAGCTATTCCGACCATAATCACATCTGGTACAAAGTATATTTCCGTCAAAGCCGGTTCTTCTCACACTTGTGCCATCACCCAAAGCAACGACATGTACTGCTGGGGTTACAACTCCTATAATGAAATCGGCGATGGCACCAGCACTCAACGAACTTCACCAACTCTGGTTTCCGGCGGTTTGAAGTTCACCCATGCCGCTACTTCCTCAGCATTCGGATCCGCGGCGTCCTGCGGACTTGCAACCGATCAAAAGGTTTATTGCTGGGGCTCCCATTTTCACGCGACAAACGGTACGGGCTCAAACAGAACCACTCCAACTGAAATCACCGCTAGTGCAGCTTACAGCGACCTTGCGGGCAATGGTGTGAACATGTGCGCAAAACGTGTTTCTAATAATGCGTGGTGGTGTTGGGGAACGAGTGATAACGGCACCCAAGGCACAGGTGGTAACGGTACCGGAAGCAATTCCTACAATCCGACTGCGGTTTTGGGTGGCGAAAACTACTCGGTGGTCGGCGTCGGCCGCAATGCCAGCTGTGCAGTGGCTCCGGATGGAACTTTGAAATGCTGGGGTACTTCGACAAACTTCCCGGATCATAGTATCTTCCATTCTTGGTACACGCCGAT
- the motA gene encoding flagellar motor stator protein MotA, protein MGFVGILIVFATVFGGYIAGHGKMGVIIEAAGLEMVIIGGAAFGAYVIANPMKIVKMGIKLSIKAMTSKGPQKSDYVELLQMLFQLFQVFRKEGPQGIEKHIEEPDKSDIFKAYPSFMHNHHAVDFLCDTMKVTLSAELSPYDVDDLLDADIKGIHAEEHLAQHAIAAVAGGFPGLGIVAAVLGIVKTMGVLTAGTEVIGEYVAHALVGTMLGVFCAYGLIEPTATKIAADIEAEGRYLGCIKAALVALQRGAPPIVCVEYARRSIMPEERPTFAEIDKATKEIKKAA, encoded by the coding sequence ATGGGTTTTGTAGGTATATTGATAGTTTTCGCGACAGTATTCGGGGGCTATATTGCCGGTCACGGTAAGATGGGCGTCATCATCGAAGCTGCCGGTCTCGAGATGGTAATCATCGGGGGAGCTGCCTTCGGTGCATACGTTATTGCCAACCCAATGAAGATCGTAAAGATGGGGATTAAATTATCCATCAAAGCGATGACATCGAAGGGTCCGCAAAAGTCAGACTATGTTGAACTTTTGCAAATGCTTTTCCAACTTTTCCAGGTCTTCAGAAAAGAAGGTCCGCAAGGTATTGAGAAGCACATCGAGGAACCGGATAAATCTGACATCTTTAAAGCTTATCCAAGCTTCATGCACAATCATCATGCCGTTGATTTTCTTTGCGACACGATGAAAGTGACATTGTCAGCCGAGCTTTCACCTTATGACGTTGATGATCTTTTGGATGCGGATATCAAAGGTATCCACGCCGAAGAACATCTTGCTCAACATGCCATCGCCGCAGTGGCCGGGGGTTTCCCGGGTCTGGGGATCGTTGCCGCCGTACTTGGTATCGTTAAAACCATGGGTGTTTTGACGGCAGGTACAGAGGTGATCGGTGAGTACGTAGCCCATGCCCTCGTGGGTACGATGTTAGGGGTTTTCTGTGCGTACGGTTTGATCGAGCCGACAGCAACAAAAATTGCTGCCGATATCGAGGCGGAAGGTCGTTACTTGGGTTGTATTAAAGCAGCTCTGGTTGCTTTGCAACGTGGTGCACCTCCAATCGTGTGTGTGGAGTACGCTCGTCGTTCCATCATGCCGGAAGAAAGACCGACA
- a CDS encoding protein-disulfide reductase DsbD family protein — MKATLQKLLIIVTFLFAGLLSWAQTTASETDPLLVETQVLPYEWSPGQGGSLTFKLKLPAGYHAYEDQFKVVIFEPDGFKIAPFKLDPITKWYDKFSKRERTGLVGDGTLTANIEAPTRFLKKHSKMKLELTYQACTDQFCLFPTTKTLEVPIITPMVEGEAQIHSATESQENPSGFFDSANFVKYLGSSMVAGLIFVFFAGIFTSFTPCIFPMIPITLAVLGNHSEERSRLQNFFTSCIYVLGIATTYSLLGLAAASSGSMFGASLGNPYVLAVVCVIFLAMALSMYGLYDLQVPAFLRNRLGGKKHKQSILGIYLTGLFAGIVASPCVGPVLVAILTYVASTKNMLFGFLFLFVYALGLGLIFIVLGLSNQLVKTLPRSGPWMVWFKFILGTLMLSAFYYYLELLLPARWFDASLGLGLVIVASIYGAFLPTKNGGTPFKHMQKGIMQAVLIVGIGYIVLSVFDLRPYIKGRMMADNTINQIQMMNWQHYSDEALAQAIKDGRPVIIDFWAEWCAACHELAENTFTDPRVRAMGGNFVLLKFDATKETAQLKELKKKYNIQGLPTVIFYNPKGIWIDALTLTQFEKADKFLQRMDRASK; from the coding sequence ATGAAAGCAACACTTCAGAAACTCCTCATTATAGTTACTTTCCTTTTCGCTGGCCTTTTGTCTTGGGCTCAAACTACGGCCTCTGAAACAGACCCGCTCTTGGTCGAGACTCAAGTGCTTCCCTATGAATGGAGCCCGGGGCAAGGTGGCTCCCTCACATTCAAACTTAAACTTCCGGCAGGTTACCACGCATATGAGGATCAATTTAAAGTGGTGATTTTTGAACCAGATGGTTTCAAAATTGCGCCGTTCAAATTGGATCCAATCACCAAATGGTATGACAAGTTTTCCAAACGTGAAAGAACCGGCTTGGTCGGCGATGGAACACTGACCGCAAATATCGAAGCCCCGACCCGCTTTCTAAAAAAACACAGTAAAATGAAACTGGAACTGACTTATCAAGCGTGTACGGATCAGTTCTGTTTGTTCCCTACAACGAAAACTTTGGAAGTTCCGATCATCACCCCCATGGTTGAGGGTGAAGCACAAATTCATTCCGCGACGGAATCCCAGGAAAACCCGAGCGGCTTCTTTGACAGCGCTAACTTTGTAAAATACCTGGGATCAAGCATGGTCGCAGGTTTGATCTTTGTTTTCTTTGCGGGAATCTTCACCAGCTTTACTCCCTGCATATTCCCCATGATTCCCATTACACTGGCCGTCCTGGGAAACCATTCTGAAGAGCGCTCCCGTCTGCAGAATTTCTTTACTTCGTGTATTTATGTTCTGGGCATTGCAACCACCTATTCTCTTTTAGGTCTGGCAGCAGCAAGCAGCGGCAGTATGTTCGGTGCTTCACTGGGCAATCCATATGTACTTGCTGTGGTGTGTGTGATCTTTTTGGCGATGGCGTTGTCCATGTACGGCCTCTACGATTTGCAAGTTCCCGCATTCTTACGCAATCGCTTGGGCGGAAAAAAACACAAGCAAAGTATTCTGGGAATTTACCTGACCGGATTGTTCGCCGGAATCGTGGCCAGCCCTTGCGTCGGCCCGGTGCTGGTGGCAATTCTGACTTACGTTGCTTCCACCAAAAACATGTTGTTTGGATTTCTGTTTCTATTTGTCTATGCCCTGGGATTGGGATTGATCTTTATCGTCCTGGGTCTTTCCAATCAATTGGTTAAAACTCTTCCACGCTCGGGTCCTTGGATGGTTTGGTTTAAATTCATCCTGGGCACCTTGATGCTGTCAGCATTCTATTACTATCTGGAACTACTACTGCCCGCTCGTTGGTTTGATGCTTCCTTAGGCCTGGGCTTGGTTATTGTGGCCAGCATCTATGGAGCATTTCTTCCGACCAAAAATGGCGGCACTCCTTTCAAACACATGCAAAAAGGAATCATGCAGGCAGTGCTGATTGTGGGTATTGGCTACATCGTGCTTTCTGTTTTCGATTTACGTCCTTATATTAAAGGACGCATGATGGCCGACAATACCATCAATCAGATACAGATGATGAACTGGCAGCACTATTCCGACGAAGCTTTAGCCCAGGCTATTAAAGATGGCCGCCCGGTCATCATAGACTTTTGGGCCGAATGGTGCGCTGCTTGTCACGAACTAGCCGAGAACACATTCACTGATCCACGCGTGCGCGCCATGGGCGGAAATTTCGTGTTATTGAAATTTGATGCCACCAAAGAAACTGCACAATTAAAAGAATTGAAAAAGAAGTACAACATCCAAGGCCTTCCTACAGTGATTTTCTATAACCCCAAAGGCATTTGGATTGACGCCTTGACGCTGACTCAATTTGAGAAAGCCGACAAATTCTTGCAAAGAATGGATAGGGCTTCAAAGTAG